Proteins from one Oryza sativa Japonica Group chromosome 12, ASM3414082v1 genomic window:
- the LOC4351693 gene encoding carboxyvinyl-carboxyphosphonate phosphorylmutase, chloroplastic gives MAEVNGANNGNGHHGHGNGSGAAAAAGRSTSVSRKIESEGAVLMPGVYDALSAAIVQKTGFYAGFISGYAVSGSFLGTPDVGLLTPPEMAEVARRICASAPNTLFIADADTGGGNALNVKRTVQDLMAAGAAGCFLEDQAWPKKCGHMHGKQVIPAEEHAVKIAAAREVVGDRDFFIVARTDARSVTGLDDAIRRANLYIDAGADACFVEAPRSDEELMEICRRTKGYRVCNMLEGGKTPLHTRQELMEMGFHLIKSPLTTVYAAARALVDVLAALKRAETTRDELHRLTTFTEFNNLVGLDSWLDIEVRFSVNSSSSVPKPLPAPPALETTTEMEKAKAKAAAVVAGNGATNGVH, from the exons ATGGCCGAGGTGAACGGAGCCAATAACGGCAACGGCCACCACGGCCACGGCAACGGCAgcggcgctgcggcggcggcggggcggtcGACGAGTGTGTCGAGGAAGATCGAGTCGGAGGGGGCGGTGCTGATGCCCGGGGTGTACGACGCGCTGTCGGCGGCGATCGTCCAGAAGACCGGGTTCTACGCCGGCTTCATCTCCGGCTACGCCGTCTCCGGCTCCTTCCTCGGCACCCCCGACGTCGGCCTCCtcac GCCGCCGGAGATGGCGGAGGTGGCGAGGCGGATCTGCGCGTCGGCGCCCAACACACTCTTCATCGCCGACGCcg ACACTGGTGGTGGCAATGCTCTGAATGTGAAGCGTACTGTTCAGGACCTGATGGCAGCAGGTGCTGCAGGCTGCTTCCTCGAG GACCAGGCATGGCCAAAGAAGTGTG GACACATGCATGGCAAGCAG GTGATACCAGCAGAGGAGCACGCTGTGAAGATAGCTGCAGCGAGAGAGGTCGTTGGTGATCGGGACTTCTTTATCGTGGCCCGGACTGACGCTCGATCTGTCACTGGTCTTGATGATGCCATTAGGCGTGCCAATCTCTACATAGAT gcGGGAGCAGACGCGTGCTTCGTGGAGGCGCCGCGGAGCGACGAGGAGCTGATGGAGATCTGCAGGAGGACCAAGGGTTATCGCGTGTGCAACATGCTGGAGGGCGGGAAGACGCCGCTGCACACGAGGCAGGAGCTCATGGAGATGGGGTTCCACCTCATCAAGTCCCCCCTCACCACCGTCTACgctgccgcccgcgccctcgtcgACGTCCTCGCCGCCCTCAAGCGCGCCGAGACCACCCgcgacgagctccaccgcctcaCCACCTTCACCGAGTTCAACAACCTCGTCGGCCTCGACTCCTGGCTCGACATCGAGGTTCGCTTCTCCgtcaactcctcctcctccgttccCAAGCCGCTCCCGGCACCACCGGCGCTGGAGACCACGACGGAGATGGAGAAGGCCAAGGCCAaggcggccgccgtcgtcgccggaaACGGAGCTACCAATGGGGTACACTAA